One window from the genome of Halobellus ruber encodes:
- the engB gene encoding GTP-binding protein EngB, with product MFEGRPDREEVVLVGRSNVGKSTIMRELTGHSKITTGRKPGVTRSPNHFDWAAENFMFTDLPGFGFMSGVEEDRRERIKTDVVRYIEANAEDILAGVLVVDGKAAVDIIDRHSGPDEIPHDVELFGFLWDLDIPTVVAVNKMDKVDDRDERLDALCDRLGLYPPWQQWRETIAPVSAKRGDIEALNEALGAAFTDQKRDDLLKFVS from the coding sequence ATGTTCGAAGGGCGTCCGGACCGCGAGGAGGTGGTGCTCGTCGGCCGGTCGAACGTCGGGAAATCCACGATAATGCGGGAGCTGACGGGCCACTCGAAGATCACCACCGGCCGAAAACCGGGCGTCACGCGGTCGCCGAACCACTTCGATTGGGCCGCTGAGAACTTTATGTTCACCGACCTCCCCGGGTTCGGGTTTATGTCCGGCGTCGAGGAGGACCGACGCGAGCGGATTAAAACCGACGTGGTCCGGTACATCGAAGCGAACGCCGAGGACATCCTCGCGGGCGTGCTCGTGGTCGACGGCAAAGCCGCAGTTGACATCATCGACCGCCACTCCGGCCCCGACGAGATCCCCCACGACGTGGAACTGTTCGGGTTCCTGTGGGACCTCGACATCCCGACGGTCGTCGCGGTCAACAAGATGGACAAGGTCGACGACCGCGACGAGCGGCTGGACGCGCTCTGCGACCGTCTCGGGCTCTACCCGCCGTGGCAACAGTGGCGCGAGACCATCGCCCCCGTCAGCGCGAAGCGCGGCGACATCGAGGCGTTAAACGAGGCGCTCGGGGCCGCGTTCACCGACCAGAAGCGCGATGACCTCCTGAAGTTCGTGAGTTGA
- a CDS encoding NUDIX hydrolase, translating to MSDDGHRHDALAEPEWPVIESETEYETGWFTGGYDLVEQPNGTTKRYYWAELATAVVVVAVQDDSVVFVEQYRPTVRETQFELPAGIVERGESFTAAGERELREETGFAAGSTALLQDFWVATGLLRHRRGFVFATDLEPVDPDLDDNEFLSVRSVPVSEVLDVARSQPTNDATLEGILLAREEDLL from the coding sequence ATGAGCGACGACGGACACAGACACGACGCCCTGGCGGAGCCGGAGTGGCCCGTCATCGAGTCGGAGACCGAGTACGAGACCGGGTGGTTCACCGGCGGGTACGACCTAGTCGAACAGCCCAACGGGACGACAAAGCGCTACTACTGGGCGGAGTTGGCGACGGCGGTGGTCGTCGTCGCGGTCCAGGACGACTCGGTCGTGTTCGTCGAACAGTACCGGCCCACGGTCCGGGAGACGCAGTTCGAGCTCCCGGCCGGGATCGTCGAACGCGGGGAGTCGTTCACCGCGGCCGGGGAACGAGAACTCCGGGAGGAAACCGGGTTCGCGGCGGGCAGCACCGCGCTCCTGCAGGACTTCTGGGTCGCAACCGGGCTGCTTCGACACCGTCGCGGGTTCGTCTTTGCCACCGACTTGGAGCCGGTCGACCCCGACCTCGACGACAACGAGTTCCTGTCGGTCCGGTCGGTGCCGGTGAGCGAGGTGCTCGACGTGGCGCGCTCGCAACCCACCAACGACGCGACGCTCGAAGGGATCCTGCTCGCACGCGAGGAGGATCTGCTCTGA
- a CDS encoding DUF5809 family protein, whose protein sequence is MDTEGSLSPESVDDARAAFDAAGPTAKQVIREAAKAMEFDREEYRERVTGPVIERARNVLFADRLAVTVGTREEFDAWVDDRPEYEVTLFGSDDVDRVVWHAAPFAGEVVAATFQNERDAAVGTLRRQAFSRLYRPRFEADGGAADAAGSVDAPGEDDATESEQ, encoded by the coding sequence ATGGACACCGAAGGGAGCCTCTCGCCCGAGTCGGTCGACGACGCACGGGCGGCGTTCGACGCCGCCGGCCCGACCGCGAAACAGGTGATTCGCGAGGCCGCAAAGGCGATGGAGTTCGACCGCGAGGAGTACCGCGAGCGGGTGACGGGGCCGGTGATCGAGCGCGCCAGGAACGTACTGTTCGCCGACCGGCTGGCCGTCACCGTCGGCACTCGCGAGGAGTTCGACGCGTGGGTCGACGATCGCCCCGAGTACGAGGTCACGCTGTTCGGAAGCGACGACGTCGACCGCGTGGTCTGGCACGCCGCGCCGTTTGCCGGTGAAGTCGTCGCCGCGACCTTCCAGAACGAACGCGACGCGGCCGTCGGAACGCTCAGACGACAGGCGTTCAGCCGGCTCTACCGGCCACGGTTCGAGGCGGACGGCGGGGCGGCCGACGCGGCGGGGTCGGTCGACGCTCCGGGTGAGGACGACGCGACCGAAAGCGAGCAGTGA
- a CDS encoding DUF5810 domain-containing protein, with product MGFACPVCEIPHQDATHLANHLAFTAMTHGDDHEAWLDDHVPEWAGYGEAELAAAVEDLAPEAEYEQVFEDTVRARGGVGGDHGHAHSHDGSPAGIDPGAAAATGRGDLDEAARAVLEEARELTAEMLTEDDDRDASGTDADEGRTDPEGDGRDGAPDTDADDGDG from the coding sequence ATGGGCTTTGCGTGTCCCGTCTGTGAGATTCCCCACCAGGACGCGACCCACCTCGCGAACCACCTGGCGTTCACCGCGATGACCCACGGCGACGACCACGAGGCGTGGCTCGACGACCACGTCCCGGAGTGGGCCGGGTACGGGGAGGCCGAACTCGCCGCGGCGGTCGAGGACCTCGCCCCCGAAGCCGAGTACGAGCAGGTGTTCGAGGACACCGTCCGCGCTCGCGGCGGCGTCGGCGGGGACCACGGTCACGCGCACAGCCACGACGGATCACCCGCAGGCATCGACCCCGGGGCGGCGGCCGCGACGGGGCGGGGCGACCTGGACGAGGCGGCCCGCGCGGTGCTCGAGGAGGCCCGCGAGTTGACTGCGGAGATGCTGACGGAAGACGACGACAGGGACGCGTCCGGGACCGACGCGGACGAGGGACGCACCGACCCGGAGGGGGATGGTCGCGACGGCGCGCCCGATACCGACGCGGACGACGGCGACGGCTGA
- the rimI gene encoding ribosomal protein S18-alanine N-acetyltransferase, producing MDPSGGERRGADGGGPAGPAVTVRPAGRADLLDVLRIERESFAEPWPYAAFESLLDAPAFLVAVDDGADGRSLLGYVVGDVTPNHGRDIGHIKDLAVRPDARGAGIGRRLLREALAELSLSGAVVAKLEVREGNDAARSLYRDEGFEPTRQVPRYYGDGEDALLLVTEL from the coding sequence ATGGATCCGTCCGGCGGCGAGCGGCGCGGAGCGGACGGCGGGGGACCCGCCGGGCCGGCGGTTACCGTCCGGCCGGCGGGGCGGGCGGACCTGCTGGACGTCCTCCGGATCGAGCGGGAGTCCTTCGCGGAGCCGTGGCCCTACGCCGCCTTCGAGTCGCTGCTGGACGCCCCGGCGTTCCTCGTCGCGGTCGACGACGGGGCCGACGGGCGGTCGCTTCTCGGCTACGTCGTCGGCGACGTGACCCCGAACCACGGCCGCGACATCGGCCACATCAAGGACCTCGCGGTCCGTCCCGACGCCCGCGGCGCGGGCATCGGCCGCCGGCTCCTCCGGGAGGCGCTCGCGGAACTCTCCCTGTCGGGGGCGGTGGTCGCGAAGCTCGAAGTCCGGGAGGGCAACGACGCCGCGCGATCGCTGTACCGCGACGAGGGGTTCGAGCCGACCCGACAGGTGCCGCGGTACTACGGCGACGGCGAGGACGCGCTGTTGCTCGTGACAGAGCTGTGA
- a CDS encoding aconitate hydratase, which translates to MGQTLTEKILDDHLVEGDLEPGEEIGIEIDQVLTQDTTGTMVWLQFEALDLDEVQTELAAQYCDHQTYQFDFKNTDDHRFLRSAAGTYGAYFSRPGNGICHNVHKENFAAPGKTLLGSDSHTPTPGGLGQFAIGAGGLDISVAMGGGAYYVEMPEVVNVRLEGELPEWSTAKDVILEMLRRLSVKGGVGKVFEYTGPGVETLSVPERTTITNMGTELGATSSIFPTDERTREYLARQGRQEEYVELSPDEDAEYADEIVLDLSEIEPLVAAPSMPDNVVPVREVAGESVDQVIVGSCTNGGYEDILPAAKMLEGREIDLKTEMIVAPGSKQASELLARDGWTAELMAAGVNFSEATCGACIGIGHVPASDSVSVRTFNRNFEGRSGIEDDSVFLSSPEVAAAAALKGELVDPRDLADELDDLEAPGVELPDQYDGSKTDIIEPEESVDDGLVKGPNIGEAPIGEPLDAEIEGEVLLKMADNITTDHIIPATSDILMYRSNIEKLSEFTLSRVDDTFAQRALDADGGVLVAGENYGQGSSREHAAMCPQFLGIEAVLAQSFARIHKANLFNFGILPLAIDDDTYERIEQGDDVEVVTDVAPAIASGETEFTIRVNDDWEATAELDASERERRILEAGGKLRLTKEQYSQGGSGAAPADD; encoded by the coding sequence ATGGGACAAACGCTCACCGAAAAGATTCTGGACGATCACCTGGTGGAGGGTGACCTCGAACCCGGCGAGGAGATCGGGATCGAGATCGACCAGGTCCTCACGCAGGACACCACCGGAACGATGGTCTGGCTCCAGTTCGAGGCGCTTGACCTCGACGAGGTCCAGACCGAACTCGCGGCGCAGTACTGCGACCACCAGACCTACCAGTTCGACTTCAAGAACACCGACGACCACCGCTTCCTCCGCTCGGCGGCGGGGACGTACGGCGCGTACTTCTCCCGTCCGGGTAACGGCATCTGCCACAACGTCCACAAGGAGAACTTCGCGGCGCCCGGCAAGACGCTGCTCGGGTCGGACTCCCACACCCCGACGCCCGGCGGCCTCGGCCAGTTCGCGATCGGCGCGGGCGGACTCGACATCTCCGTCGCGATGGGCGGCGGCGCCTACTACGTCGAGATGCCGGAGGTCGTCAACGTCCGTCTCGAGGGCGAACTCCCCGAGTGGAGTACGGCGAAGGACGTCATCCTCGAGATGCTGCGACGGCTCTCCGTGAAGGGCGGCGTCGGCAAGGTCTTCGAGTACACCGGCCCCGGCGTCGAGACCCTCTCGGTGCCCGAGCGGACCACGATCACGAACATGGGCACGGAACTCGGCGCGACCTCCTCGATCTTCCCGACCGACGAGCGGACCCGCGAGTACCTCGCCCGCCAGGGCCGTCAAGAGGAGTACGTCGAGCTCTCGCCCGACGAGGACGCCGAGTACGCCGACGAGATCGTTCTCGACCTCTCGGAGATCGAGCCGCTCGTGGCCGCGCCGTCGATGCCGGACAACGTCGTCCCGGTTCGGGAGGTCGCCGGCGAGTCCGTCGACCAGGTCATCGTCGGGTCGTGTACCAACGGCGGCTACGAGGACATCCTCCCGGCCGCGAAGATGCTGGAGGGCCGCGAGATCGATCTCAAGACCGAGATGATCGTCGCGCCCGGCTCGAAGCAGGCCTCTGAGCTCCTGGCCCGCGACGGTTGGACCGCCGAGCTGATGGCGGCCGGCGTCAACTTCTCGGAGGCGACCTGCGGCGCGTGCATCGGGATCGGCCACGTCCCCGCCTCGGACTCCGTCTCGGTGCGGACGTTCAACCGCAACTTCGAGGGTCGCTCCGGGATCGAGGACGACTCCGTGTTCCTCTCCTCGCCGGAGGTCGCCGCGGCCGCGGCGCTCAAGGGCGAACTCGTCGATCCGCGCGACCTCGCCGACGAACTCGACGACCTGGAGGCGCCGGGCGTCGAACTGCCCGACCAGTACGACGGCTCGAAGACCGACATCATCGAGCCCGAGGAGTCCGTCGACGACGGGCTCGTGAAGGGGCCGAACATCGGCGAGGCGCCGATCGGCGAGCCGCTCGACGCCGAGATCGAGGGTGAGGTGCTCCTGAAGATGGCGGACAACATCACCACGGACCACATCATCCCCGCCACCTCCGACATCCTGATGTACCGCTCGAACATCGAGAAGCTCTCGGAGTTCACCCTCTCCCGCGTCGACGACACGTTCGCCCAGCGCGCGCTCGACGCCGACGGCGGCGTCCTCGTCGCCGGCGAGAACTACGGCCAGGGCTCCTCCCGGGAGCACGCCGCGATGTGCCCGCAGTTCCTCGGCATCGAGGCGGTGCTGGCGCAATCGTTCGCCCGCATCCACAAGGCGAACCTGTTCAACTTCGGGATCCTCCCGCTCGCGATCGACGACGACACCTACGAGCGGATCGAGCAGGGCGACGACGTGGAGGTCGTGACCGACGTCGCGCCAGCGATCGCGTCCGGCGAGACCGAGTTCACGATCCGCGTCAACGACGACTGGGAGGCCACCGCCGAACTCGACGCCTCCGAGCGCGAACGCCGGATCCTCGAGGCCGGCGGCAAGCTCCGGCTCACCAAGGAGCAGTACAGCCAGGGCGGCAGCGGCGCCGCCCCCGCCGACGACTGA
- a CDS encoding deoxyuridine 5'-triphosphate nucleotidohydrolase, whose product MFRSGAYVASCLSEVTDEQVQPNGVDLTVADVRRQVTPGRIDTDGKTVGDREPVAPDDDVFHLEPGGYILQYAETIAVPEDHVGFLYPRSTLLRNSCMLNTAVWDAGYEGRGEGLLQVHHPVRIERGARVAQFVLAAASHDDVYDGSYQGERTG is encoded by the coding sequence ATGTTCCGGTCGGGCGCGTACGTCGCATCGTGTCTCTCCGAGGTCACCGACGAGCAGGTACAGCCCAACGGCGTCGATCTCACCGTCGCGGACGTGCGCCGACAGGTGACGCCCGGACGGATCGACACCGACGGCAAGACCGTCGGCGACCGGGAGCCGGTCGCGCCCGACGACGACGTCTTCCACCTGGAACCGGGCGGCTACATCCTCCAGTACGCCGAGACGATCGCGGTCCCCGAAGACCACGTCGGCTTCCTCTACCCCCGGTCGACCCTGCTGCGGAACTCGTGTATGCTGAACACCGCCGTCTGGGACGCCGGCTACGAGGGTCGCGGCGAGGGACTGCTTCAGGTCCACCACCCGGTCCGGATCGAGCGCGGGGCGCGGGTGGCGCAGTTCGTCCTCGCGGCCGCCTCCCACGACGACGTCTACGACGGCTCCTACCAGGGCGAGCGGACCGGGTAA
- the pan2 gene encoding proteasome-activating nucleotidase Pan2, with product MSRSPSIPDRPRLDLDPEMSDAERLSAIRQHYERLVAVNDELDERLSEATDRRNELQEELERLKRRNETLKTSSLYLATVEELTDDGVVIKQHGNNQEVLTDISPHLDDELEAGDRVAINDSFAIQQLLDDETDSRAQAMEIDASPTVSYGDIGGIDDQVREVREAVEEPLTNPELFETVGVDPPSGVLLYGPPGTGKTMLAKAVANETDATFIKMAGSELVRKFIGEGSRLVRDLFELAAEREPAVIFIDEIDAVASKRTDSKTSGDAEVQRTMMQLLSEMDGFDDRGEVRIMAATNRFDMLDEAILRPGRFDRLIKVPKPSIEGRERILEIHTRDMNVSDDVDFADLAAELEEYSGADIAALATEAGMFAIRDGRAEVRRRDFDDAYEKIEDAEEQTTIPGHTPYQY from the coding sequence ATGTCCCGGAGCCCGTCGATCCCGGATCGTCCGCGTTTAGACCTCGATCCGGAGATGTCCGACGCCGAACGCCTGTCGGCGATCCGCCAGCACTACGAGCGGCTCGTCGCCGTCAACGACGAACTCGACGAACGCCTCTCGGAGGCCACCGACCGCCGCAACGAGCTCCAGGAGGAACTCGAACGGTTGAAGCGGCGCAACGAGACGCTGAAGACCTCCTCGCTGTACCTCGCGACCGTCGAGGAGCTGACCGACGACGGTGTCGTAATCAAACAGCACGGCAACAACCAGGAGGTGCTGACCGACATCTCGCCGCATCTCGACGACGAGCTCGAGGCGGGCGACCGGGTCGCGATCAACGACTCCTTCGCCATTCAGCAGCTGCTCGACGACGAGACCGACTCCCGGGCGCAGGCGATGGAGATCGACGCGTCGCCGACGGTCTCCTACGGTGACATCGGCGGGATCGACGACCAGGTCCGGGAGGTCCGGGAGGCCGTCGAGGAGCCGCTCACCAACCCCGAACTCTTCGAGACGGTCGGGGTCGACCCCCCCTCGGGTGTGTTGCTCTACGGCCCGCCGGGGACGGGGAAAACGATGCTGGCGAAGGCGGTCGCAAACGAGACCGACGCGACGTTCATCAAGATGGCGGGCTCGGAACTCGTCCGAAAGTTCATCGGCGAGGGCTCCCGGCTCGTGCGTGACCTCTTCGAGCTCGCCGCCGAGCGCGAGCCTGCGGTCATCTTCATCGACGAGATCGACGCCGTCGCCTCCAAGCGGACGGACTCGAAGACCTCCGGCGACGCCGAGGTCCAGCGGACGATGATGCAACTCCTCTCGGAGATGGACGGCTTCGACGACCGCGGCGAGGTCCGGATCATGGCCGCGACGAACCGCTTCGATATGCTCGACGAGGCGATCCTCCGCCCCGGCCGCTTCGACCGGCTCATCAAGGTCCCGAAACCGAGCATCGAGGGCCGCGAGCGGATCCTGGAGATCCACACCCGCGATATGAACGTCTCCGACGACGTCGACTTCGCCGATCTGGCGGCGGAACTCGAGGAGTACTCCGGCGCCGACATCGCGGCCCTCGCCACCGAGGCCGGGATGTTCGCGATCCGCGACGGCCGCGCCGAGGTTCGCCGCCGGGACTTCGACGACGCCTACGAGAAGATCGAGGACGCCGAGGAACAGACCACGATCCCGGGGCACACGCCGTACCAGTACTGA
- a CDS encoding DUF5811 family protein yields MNGNNPYAGAPGVVDAGRPEDVDLSAAQVRALRTAVAGIVSRTQTYLPEGYAVGSELSYGSNGPQATVAVRPPAGRPVSAGFAPDEEDLESGLTDEDRDEVARGLAASAALQVMNTVGDGLTPTAR; encoded by the coding sequence ATGAACGGAAACAACCCATACGCGGGTGCTCCGGGCGTCGTCGACGCGGGCCGCCCGGAGGACGTCGACCTCTCGGCGGCGCAGGTACGGGCGCTCCGGACCGCCGTCGCCGGCATCGTCTCCCGGACCCAGACGTACCTCCCCGAGGGGTACGCCGTCGGGTCGGAACTCTCCTACGGCAGCAACGGCCCGCAGGCCACGGTCGCGGTCCGACCCCCCGCAGGCCGCCCGGTCAGCGCGGGCTTCGCGCCGGACGAGGAGGACCTCGAATCCGGGCTGACCGACGAGGACCGCGACGAGGTGGCCCGCGGGCTGGCCGCCTCCGCCGCCCTGCAGGTGATGAACACCGTCGGCGACGGGCTGACGCCGACCGCGCGGTAA
- a CDS encoding pyridoxamine 5'-phosphate oxidase family protein yields MDSELRPLLGMELDDSEIDEMLRETGAGVLSMSADGVPYGVPLSFGYDGDRLYFLFVGATADFRKETYAEQSDEVSFTAVDVGPDGAWRSVIVSGPLDRISPEEWDAAREAMLDNAYRSDLLADHELRENPNVWALDVEERSGRAVGQ; encoded by the coding sequence ATGGATTCGGAACTTCGACCACTGCTGGGGATGGAACTCGACGACTCGGAGATCGACGAGATGTTGCGGGAGACCGGCGCCGGCGTCCTCTCGATGAGCGCCGACGGGGTACCGTACGGCGTCCCGCTGTCGTTCGGCTACGACGGCGACCGCCTCTACTTCCTCTTTGTGGGCGCGACCGCCGACTTCCGGAAGGAGACGTACGCCGAGCAGTCCGACGAGGTGAGTTTCACCGCCGTCGACGTCGGCCCCGACGGCGCGTGGCGGAGCGTGATCGTGTCGGGGCCGCTCGACCGGATCAGCCCCGAGGAATGGGACGCAGCCAGGGAGGCGATGCTCGACAACGCCTACCGGTCGGACCTGCTCGCCGACCACGAACTCCGGGAGAACCCCAACGTGTGGGCGCTCGACGTCGAGGAGCGGTCCGGCCGCGCGGTCGGCCAGTAA
- the infB gene encoding translation initiation factor IF-2, giving the protein MSDTDADAGPTVEPDSLRTPIVAVLGHVDHGKTTLLDTIRGSAVSEGEAGAITQHIGATAVPLETVSEMAGDLVDPTDFDLPGLLFIDTPGHHSFTTLRSRGGALADIAVVVVDVNDGFQPQTIEALEILERTGTPFVVAANKVDTTPGWNPKQGSPIQASYESQSEAARGRLDENLYEIIGDLSDEGFSADLYWRVQNFAKNVGVVPISAITSEGVPDLLAVLMGLSQRYMKEQMAVDTTGPGAGTVLEVKDERGFGATVDIVLYDGSVRAGDEIVVGGTDGPIVTEVRALLQPRPNAEIRVEKRFDKVEEVRAAAGIKVAAPDLDDAMAGAPIRVVRDRDQESVIEEVESELAEIQVSTEEEGVVVKADTLGSLEAMANALREAEVPILRAEVGDIAPRDIAVASTANEEKHRVVLGFNVEVLSNAEAELDESEVRLFDDDVIYQLVDEYEEYVGELERAQQETVLDKIVRPCRFRILEDHVFRQSDPAVVGVEVLSGTLKNNQRVVKWEGSAPTRIGQLSGIQEQGEDVSEARSGTRVSVAIDGPTVGRQIEEGDELWVELPEKHAKILEQELADDIPTDELEALTGYLDKHRSRDPFWGE; this is encoded by the coding sequence ATGTCTGATACCGACGCCGACGCCGGCCCGACGGTCGAACCGGACTCGCTGCGGACGCCGATCGTGGCGGTGTTAGGCCACGTCGATCACGGGAAGACCACGTTACTCGATACGATCCGCGGGTCGGCCGTCAGCGAGGGCGAGGCCGGCGCGATCACCCAGCACATCGGGGCGACCGCGGTCCCGCTTGAGACCGTCTCGGAGATGGCGGGCGACCTCGTCGACCCCACGGACTTCGACCTCCCCGGACTGCTGTTCATCGACACGCCGGGGCACCACTCGTTTACGACGCTGCGCTCCCGCGGGGGCGCCCTCGCGGACATCGCGGTCGTGGTAGTCGACGTCAACGACGGCTTCCAGCCGCAGACGATCGAGGCGCTCGAAATCCTGGAACGCACCGGCACCCCGTTCGTCGTCGCCGCCAACAAGGTCGACACCACGCCGGGGTGGAACCCCAAGCAAGGGTCGCCGATCCAGGCGTCCTACGAGTCCCAATCGGAGGCTGCCCGCGGGCGACTCGACGAGAACCTCTACGAGATCATCGGCGACCTCTCCGACGAGGGCTTCTCGGCGGACCTCTACTGGCGGGTCCAGAACTTCGCGAAGAACGTCGGGGTCGTGCCGATCTCCGCGATCACCAGCGAGGGCGTCCCGGACCTGCTCGCCGTCCTGATGGGGCTCTCCCAGCGGTATATGAAAGAGCAGATGGCGGTCGACACGACCGGGCCCGGCGCGGGGACGGTGCTCGAAGTGAAGGACGAGCGCGGGTTCGGCGCCACCGTCGACATCGTGCTCTACGACGGCAGCGTCCGCGCCGGCGACGAGATCGTCGTCGGGGGGACCGACGGCCCGATCGTGACCGAGGTCCGGGCGCTGCTCCAGCCGCGCCCCAACGCCGAGATCCGTGTGGAAAAGCGGTTCGACAAGGTCGAGGAGGTCCGCGCCGCCGCGGGGATCAAGGTCGCCGCCCCCGACCTCGACGACGCGATGGCGGGCGCACCCATCCGAGTCGTCCGCGACCGGGATCAAGAGAGCGTGATCGAGGAGGTCGAGTCCGAGCTCGCGGAGATCCAGGTCTCCACCGAGGAGGAGGGGGTCGTGGTCAAGGCCGACACCCTCGGGAGCCTGGAGGCGATGGCCAACGCCCTCCGCGAAGCGGAGGTCCCGATCCTCCGGGCGGAGGTCGGCGACATCGCGCCGCGGGACATCGCAGTCGCCTCGACGGCGAACGAGGAGAAACACCGCGTCGTGCTCGGCTTCAACGTCGAGGTCCTGTCGAACGCCGAGGCCGAACTCGACGAGAGCGAGGTCCGGCTGTTCGACGACGACGTGATCTACCAACTCGTCGACGAATACGAGGAGTACGTCGGCGAACTCGAACGCGCCCAACAGGAGACGGTGCTCGACAAGATCGTGCGGCCGTGTCGGTTCCGGATCCTAGAGGACCACGTCTTCCGGCAGTCCGATCCCGCCGTCGTCGGCGTCGAGGTCCTCTCGGGCACGCTGAAGAACAACCAGCGGGTCGTGAAGTGGGAGGGGTCGGCCCCGACCCGGATCGGGCAACTGTCGGGGATCCAAGAGCAGGGCGAGGACGTCTCGGAGGCGCGGTCCGGAACCAGGGTGTCGGTCGCGATCGACGGCCCCACCGTGGGCCGGCAGATCGAGGAGGGCGACGAACTGTGGGTCGAACTCCCCGAGAAACACGCGAAGATCCTCGAACAGGAGCTCGCAGACGACATCCCCACCGACGAACTGGAGGCGCTGACGGGGTATCTCGACAAACACCGGAGTCGGGACCCCTTCTGGGGGGAGTAG
- a CDS encoding PRC-barrel domain-containing protein, which translates to MADELAENLSGKEVMTSSGTYIGVLRNIQMNTKTGTINDLLVSPFDDVVPEQHRFETTTDEGETAFSIPVSDVRDVDDAVVLK; encoded by the coding sequence ATGGCAGACGAACTCGCGGAGAACCTCTCCGGGAAGGAGGTAATGACGTCGAGCGGGACGTACATCGGCGTCCTTCGCAACATCCAGATGAACACCAAAACGGGGACGATCAACGACCTGTTGGTCTCTCCGTTCGACGACGTCGTCCCGGAGCAACACCGGTTCGAAACCACCACCGACGAGGGGGAAACCGCCTTCTCGATCCCCGTCTCGGACGTCCGCGACGTCGACGACGCGGTCGTGCTCAAATAA
- a CDS encoding NOB1 family endonuclease, producing MQVLDSSAFINEYHTTDDIASIPMVREELEGEASYRYDADEGSGMHVHIPAGDTVEKIKRAARETGDAEELSETDLRLLAAAFELDGVLVTDDYAIQNVAERVDVAVKVIAREGISETREWTFQCQGCGREFDEHRDRCPVCGMELARKNPA from the coding sequence ATGCAAGTTCTCGACTCCTCGGCGTTCATCAACGAGTACCACACCACAGACGACATCGCGTCGATCCCGATGGTCCGCGAGGAACTTGAGGGGGAGGCGTCGTACCGCTACGACGCCGACGAGGGCTCCGGGATGCACGTCCACATCCCCGCGGGCGACACCGTCGAGAAGATCAAGCGGGCCGCCCGCGAAACGGGCGACGCCGAGGAACTCTCCGAGACCGATCTCCGACTGCTGGCGGCGGCGTTCGAGCTCGACGGCGTCCTCGTCACCGACGACTACGCCATCCAGAACGTCGCCGAGCGCGTCGACGTCGCGGTGAAGGTGATCGCCCGCGAGGGGATCTCCGAGACCCGCGAGTGGACGTTCCAGTGTCAAGGGTGTGGCCGCGAGTTCGACGAACACCGCGACCGGTGTCCCGTCTGCGGGATGGAACTCGCCCGGAAGAACCCCGCCTGA
- a CDS encoding CPBP family intramembrane glutamic endopeptidase: MASDSHSSLRDPRTHVRAVGGAFAVVALVVLLASVAVALGAPLLDAAGIARGSALRLALRSTFQFVGFGVAGVGYLLVTDRVDLVTVRWPTRNDLKWFGLGFAGLLGLYVAATAVFGALGVSGADSAIVEQGADQPVYFLYLVPVTILLVGPTEELIFRGILQGLFREAYGTAVAVAVASAVFAAVHISSYSGEGLLATLAVVLLLGGVLGVVYENCRNLAVPAAIHGLFNTVQFAAAYATTTGLVGP; encoded by the coding sequence ATGGCCTCCGATTCCCACTCGTCGCTCCGGGACCCGCGAACCCACGTCCGCGCGGTCGGCGGCGCGTTCGCCGTCGTCGCGCTCGTCGTCCTGCTCGCGTCAGTCGCCGTGGCGCTCGGGGCGCCGCTGCTCGACGCCGCCGGGATCGCCCGGGGAAGCGCGCTCCGGTTGGCGTTGCGGAGCACGTTCCAGTTCGTCGGCTTCGGCGTCGCCGGCGTCGGCTACCTCCTCGTGACCGACCGGGTCGACCTCGTTACGGTCCGGTGGCCGACCCGGAACGATCTGAAGTGGTTCGGGCTCGGGTTCGCCGGACTCCTCGGGCTGTACGTCGCCGCCACGGCGGTGTTCGGCGCCCTGGGCGTCAGCGGGGCCGACAGCGCGATCGTCGAGCAGGGCGCCGACCAGCCGGTCTACTTCCTCTATCTGGTGCCCGTGACGATCCTGCTGGTCGGGCCCACCGAGGAGCTGATCTTCCGGGGGATCCTCCAGGGGCTGTTCCGCGAGGCGTACGGCACCGCCGTCGCGGTCGCGGTCGCCAGCGCGGTGTTCGCCGCGGTCCACATCTCCTCGTACAGCGGCGAGGGGCTACTTGCGACCCTCGCGGTGGTGCTGTTGCTCGGCGGCGTGCTGGGTGTCGTCTACGAGAACTGTCGAAACCTCGCGGTCCCGGCGGCGATCCACGGGCTGTTCAACACCGTGCAGTTCGCCGCGGCGTACGCGACGACGACCGGGCTCGTCGGGCCCTGA